The Roseovarius indicus genome has a segment encoding these proteins:
- a CDS encoding heavy metal translocating P-type ATPase — translation MTATMRPSASACPACSAAPAAEALAGAAARDAQIALSLPTIHCSACITKIEKALNADPRVHSARVNLTLKRASIEADDDVTAQDMKSLVEGLGYEAHELDPGTLNATANDKAGRNLLMRLAVAGFASMNVMLLSVSVWSGAEDATRDMFHWISAAIALPTIAFSGQPFFANAWAALKNRQLNMDVPITLAILLAVVTSLWETSLSGEHAYFDAALALTFFLLAGRYLDHRTRAVARSAAQELTALEVPRAVLLRDGQEQTVAVAELAVGDMVLVRPGGRMPVDGEIVEGTSEIDRSLLTGETVPVFAGVGQAVSAGEVNLTGPLTVSATAVGADTSLHQMADLVAIAESGRSRYTSLADKAAKLYAPGVHILSALAFVGWYLYTFDVRTALNIAAAVLIITCPCALGLAVPAVTTAASGRLFRKGMLIKHETALERLAEVDAVVFDKTGTLTEGTPELTNLGDLKRADVELALALAQGSSHPLSQAITKAARAAGFAPARVSDVTEVPGYGTKGTIRGQEVRLGRASWTGAEGMSVTASFLQRGGAAPVAFVFADRLRAGAEEAVAELKTAGKQVYLMSGDTTAAVEALAQRLGIERWMAEALPADKAARVRAMTDEGRKVLMVGDGLNDTAALTAAHVSISPASALDAARVASDIVLLGGDLSPIPAACGTAKSATRRIRENFRIATVYNIIAVPLAVAGLCSPLIAALAMSASSITVSLNALRLR, via the coding sequence ATGACCGCCACGATGCGCCCCTCTGCTTCGGCCTGTCCGGCCTGTTCGGCGGCCCCGGCCGCCGAAGCGCTGGCCGGGGCGGCGGCTCGAGATGCACAGATTGCGCTGAGCCTGCCGACGATCCACTGCTCGGCCTGCATCACGAAGATCGAGAAGGCGCTGAATGCCGACCCGCGGGTACATTCGGCGCGGGTGAACCTGACGCTGAAGCGGGCCAGCATCGAAGCCGATGACGATGTCACCGCGCAGGACATGAAGTCGCTGGTCGAGGGGCTGGGCTACGAGGCGCATGAGCTCGACCCCGGCACGCTCAACGCCACGGCCAATGACAAGGCAGGGCGGAACCTGCTGATGCGGCTGGCTGTGGCCGGGTTTGCGTCGATGAACGTGATGCTGCTGTCGGTGTCGGTCTGGTCCGGCGCCGAGGATGCGACGCGGGACATGTTCCACTGGATCTCGGCCGCCATCGCGCTGCCGACCATCGCGTTTTCGGGGCAGCCCTTCTTCGCCAATGCCTGGGCGGCGCTGAAGAACCGGCAGTTGAATATGGACGTGCCGATCACGCTGGCGATCCTGCTGGCGGTGGTGACCTCGCTTTGGGAGACGTCGCTGTCGGGCGAACACGCCTATTTCGATGCGGCGCTGGCGCTGACCTTCTTCCTGCTGGCGGGACGGTACCTCGATCACCGCACAAGGGCGGTCGCCCGCTCGGCAGCACAGGAGCTGACCGCGCTGGAGGTGCCGCGTGCGGTGCTGTTGCGGGACGGGCAGGAGCAGACCGTCGCCGTGGCCGAGCTGGCGGTGGGCGACATGGTGCTTGTACGCCCCGGCGGGCGTATGCCGGTCGATGGCGAGATCGTCGAGGGCACGTCGGAGATCGACCGGTCGCTGCTGACGGGCGAGACGGTGCCGGTGTTTGCCGGCGTCGGGCAGGCCGTGTCGGCCGGCGAGGTGAACCTCACCGGGCCGCTGACTGTAAGTGCGACGGCGGTGGGCGCCGATACCTCGCTGCACCAGATGGCCGACCTTGTGGCGATCGCCGAGTCGGGCCGGTCACGCTATACCTCGCTCGCCGACAAGGCGGCGAAGCTTTATGCGCCGGGGGTGCATATCCTGTCGGCCTTGGCCTTCGTTGGCTGGTATCTCTACACCTTCGACGTGCGCACCGCGCTCAACATCGCGGCGGCGGTGCTGATCATCACGTGCCCCTGTGCGCTGGGTTTGGCCGTGCCGGCGGTGACCACGGCGGCGAGCGGGCGGTTGTTCCGAAAGGGGATGCTCATCAAGCATGAGACGGCGCTGGAGCGGCTGGCCGAGGTTGACGCGGTGGTCTTCGACAAGACCGGCACGCTGACCGAGGGCACACCGGAACTGACCAATCTTGGCGATCTGAAGCGGGCCGATGTCGAGCTGGCGCTTGCGCTGGCGCAGGGCTCGTCGCATCCGCTGTCGCAGGCCATCACCAAGGCGGCACGGGCGGCGGGATTTGCTCCGGCCAGGGTGAGCGACGTGACCGAGGTGCCGGGCTACGGCACCAAGGGCACGATCCGCGGGCAGGAGGTGCGCCTCGGCCGGGCAAGCTGGACCGGGGCCGAAGGTATGTCTGTGACCGCGAGCTTCCTGCAGCGGGGCGGTGCGGCGCCGGTGGCGTTCGTCTTCGCCGACCGGCTGCGCGCCGGGGCAGAGGAGGCCGTGGCCGAGCTGAAGACGGCGGGCAAGCAGGTCTACCTGATGTCGGGCGACACCACGGCGGCGGTCGAGGCGCTGGCACAGAGGCTGGGGATCGAGCGCTGGATGGCCGAAGCCCTGCCGGCGGACAAGGCCGCGCGGGTGCGGGCCATGACCGACGAGGGCCGCAAGGTTCTGATGGTTGGCGATGGGCTCAACGATACGGCGGCGCTGACGGCGGCGCATGTGTCGATCTCGCCCGCCTCGGCGCTGGATGCCGCCCGGGTGGCCAGCGATATCGTCCTTCTGGGCGGTGACTTGTCGCCCATCCCGGCGGCCTGCGGCACCGCGAAGTCGGCGACCCGCCGCATCAGGGAAAACTTCCGCATCGCCACGGTCTACAACATCATCGCCGTGCCGCTGGCGGTGGCGGGGCTGTGTTCGCCCTTGATCGCGGCCTTGGCCATGTCGGCCTCGTCCATTACCGTGTCCTTGAACGCATTGCGCCTGAGGTAG
- the ccoS gene encoding cbb3-type cytochrome oxidase assembly protein CcoS — protein MTILAYLIPISLIMGGMGLAFFIWTVKTNQYDDPEGDARRILSDEYDDKPKQ, from the coding sequence ATGACCATTCTCGCCTATCTCATTCCGATTTCGCTGATCATGGGGGGCATGGGGCTGGCCTTCTTCATCTGGACGGTCAAGACGAACCAGTATGACGACCCTGAGGGCGATGCCCGGCGCATTCTGTCGGACGAGTACGACGACAAGCCGAAGCAGTAG